A genomic region of Erythrobacter sp. SCSIO 43205 contains the following coding sequences:
- a CDS encoding FliH/SctL family protein, translated as MATSSSDWLTALLERPHDDSTGDGAKGHSAGVKTLDWLPDFSKPLEGFVEGLPQECAAQPPEPLEEPSDIPEGSEEDPLVNLLREALGEEAAEEEADSAEPEPEPEPEPEPEPEPEPEIDPIAEAFEQGKLAGREEALAEHEEEAKRKLQLRQTFRALDQAAMDALADELAETVVALCKQSLADFIPAPDALKRRCLEAALRLGAGAVEATLYLHPHDLTLIDKGGLEGWRLVGDPTAERGGLKLETQDGMVSDRPEDWRRAIADAIKG; from the coding sequence ATGGCGACTTCGTCTAGCGATTGGCTCACCGCGCTGCTTGAGCGGCCACACGATGATAGTACCGGCGATGGCGCAAAAGGTCACAGCGCAGGGGTAAAGACACTCGACTGGCTGCCCGATTTTTCCAAACCTTTGGAAGGGTTCGTCGAAGGATTGCCGCAAGAGTGCGCAGCCCAACCACCCGAACCGCTTGAAGAGCCATCGGATATTCCAGAAGGCTCAGAGGAAGACCCGCTGGTCAATCTGTTAAGAGAGGCTCTGGGCGAAGAAGCGGCAGAGGAAGAGGCAGATAGCGCTGAGCCTGAACCTGAACCCGAGCCCGAACCAGAACCCGAACCCGAACCAGAACCAGAAATCGACCCGATTGCCGAAGCTTTCGAGCAGGGCAAGCTGGCAGGGCGCGAGGAGGCGCTCGCTGAACACGAGGAAGAGGCCAAGCGCAAACTGCAATTGCGCCAGACATTTCGCGCGCTTGATCAGGCTGCAATGGATGCACTTGCCGACGAACTGGCGGAGACGGTGGTTGCGCTTTGCAAACAAAGCCTCGCTGATTTCATCCCTGCGCCCGATGCTCTCAAACGCCGCTGTCTTGAGGCAGCGCTGCGTCTTGGGGCGGGGGCGGTAGAGGCGACGCTTTACCTGCATCCCCATGATCTCACCTTGATTGACAAAGGCGGATTGGAAGGCTGGCGATTGGTCGGTGATCCCACCGCTGAGCGTGGGGGGCTCAAGCTTGAGACGCAAGACGGCATGGTCAGCGATCGCCCCGAAGACTGGCGCCGCGCCATAGCCGACGCGATCAAAGGGTAG
- a CDS encoding FliI/YscN family ATPase, with protein MLAELQIELARHRAARIEAGPVLSGKVVACDGGLIEVSGLPLPIGSLGVIGEGQEDSALAEVIGFRSGHSLMMLLGDTQLLRPQSAVRAVGTPGMVEVGDALLGRAVDGLGKPIDGGPSLDLAIHWPLGGRREGALERAPVREPFDCGVRAINALATMGKGQRVGVVAGSGVGKSVLLDTIAGQAKADVTVVAMIGERAREVSDFVSRHMTDARRGRMVLVAVPADHAANLRLRAAQYACSIAEYFRAQGKSVALIVDSLTRVAHAARELALLLGEPGAARGYPPSALAAITRLVERAGNSASSGGAITGVYTVLADGDDMNDPVVDTARAILDGHILLSRDLAKRGHYPAIDVPASLSRVMDGVVSDDVIEAARLVRSLISAREENRDLVMMGAYRAGSDETLDRALGHSNAIDAFLTQPRGQAVSLDESLEALAALSAQVQAPGAAING; from the coding sequence ATGCTTGCCGAACTCCAGATCGAACTTGCCCGCCACCGCGCTGCGCGCATTGAGGCAGGCCCGGTGCTTTCAGGCAAAGTTGTCGCGTGCGACGGAGGTTTGATCGAGGTGTCGGGCCTTCCGCTTCCCATCGGCTCCCTCGGCGTCATCGGCGAGGGCCAAGAGGACAGCGCGCTTGCCGAAGTGATCGGGTTTCGCAGCGGTCATTCCTTGATGATGTTGCTGGGCGATACGCAGCTGCTTCGCCCGCAATCTGCGGTTCGCGCTGTGGGAACGCCGGGTATGGTCGAAGTGGGCGATGCCCTGCTGGGCCGCGCGGTTGATGGCCTGGGTAAGCCGATTGATGGCGGCCCTTCGCTTGATCTTGCGATCCATTGGCCGCTTGGTGGGCGGCGCGAGGGCGCGCTTGAACGTGCGCCAGTGCGCGAGCCATTCGATTGCGGCGTGCGGGCGATCAATGCGCTCGCCACAATGGGCAAGGGGCAACGCGTGGGCGTAGTCGCCGGTTCGGGCGTAGGCAAATCGGTCTTGCTCGACACGATTGCGGGGCAAGCCAAGGCGGATGTCACCGTAGTCGCCATGATCGGTGAGCGCGCGCGCGAAGTTTCCGATTTCGTCTCGCGCCATATGACCGATGCGCGGCGCGGGCGGATGGTGCTTGTGGCGGTGCCTGCTGACCACGCGGCCAATCTGCGGCTGCGTGCGGCGCAATATGCCTGCTCGATCGCTGAGTATTTCAGAGCACAGGGAAAAAGCGTTGCTCTGATCGTCGACAGCCTTACCCGCGTTGCTCATGCAGCGCGCGAACTGGCTCTGCTTTTGGGCGAGCCGGGAGCAGCGCGCGGTTATCCGCCAAGCGCTCTGGCCGCGATCACACGGCTGGTCGAGCGGGCGGGCAATTCGGCAAGTTCAGGCGGGGCGATCACTGGCGTTTACACGGTGCTCGCCGACGGTGATGACATGAACGATCCGGTGGTCGATACCGCGCGCGCGATCCTCGACGGGCATATCCTCTTAAGCCGCGATCTCGCCAAGCGCGGGCATTACCCGGCGATTGATGTGCCCGCATCGCTCAGCCGGGTGATGGACGGTGTGGTGAGCGATGATGTGATCGAGGCCGCGCGGCTGGTGCGCTCGCTCATTTCTGCACGCGAGGAAAACCGCGATCTTGTGATGATGGGGGCCTATCGTGCGGGGTCGGATGAGACGCTTGACCGCGCGCTTGGCCATTCCAATGCGATTGATGCCTTTTTGACGCAGCCGCGCGGGCAAGCGGTCAGTCTTGATGAAAGCCTAGAGGCACTCGCGGCGCTCAGCGCACAGGTGCAAGCTCCGGGCGCTGCGATAAATGGCTGA